Within the Marixanthomonas sp. SCSIO 43207 genome, the region GCTCAGGGGTAGAGCGTTTCCTTGGTAAGGAAGAGGTCATGGGTTCAATTCCCATCATTGGCTCAACTTTGTTTAAAATTGAACACTAAATATATAACTAAGATTAAATTTAATACAACATGGCAAAAGAAACATACGATCGGTCGAAGCCTCACTTAAACATAGGTACAATTGGACACGTAGATCACGGTAAAACAACATTAACTGCAGCTATTACAAAAGTAATGGCTGATGCTGGTTATTCTGAAGCAAGTGCTTTTGATCAAATTGACAATGCACCTGAAGAAAAAGAAAGAGGTATTACAATTAACTCTTCTCACGTAGAGTATCAAACAGCTAACCGTCACTATGCACACGTTGACTGTCCAGGTCACGCGGATTATGTGAAGAACATGGTAACTGGTGCTGCTCAGATGGACGGTGCTATTCTTGTGGTTGCTGCTACAGACGGTCCTATGCCACAAACTCGTGAGCACATCCTTTTAGGACGTCAGGTAGGTATTCCACGTATCGTTGTGTTTATGAACAAGGTAGACTTAGTAGATGATGAAGAATTACTAGAGTTAGTTGAGATGGAAATCAGAGACTTGCTTTCTTTCTACGAGTATGACGGTGACAATGGTCCTGTTATCTCTGGTTCTGCTCTTGGAGCTTTAAATGGTGAGCAAAAATGGTCTGATACTGTTTTAGAATTAATGGAAGCAGTAGATACTTGGATTGAATTGCCACAACGTGATGTTGATAAAGATTTCTTAATGCCAATTGAAGATGTATTCTCAATTACAGGTCGTGGTACTGTTGCAACTGGACGTATTGAAACTGGTGTAGCAAACACTGGAGACGCTGTAGATATCATTGGTATGGGTGCTGAAAAATTAACTTCTACAATTACT harbors:
- the tuf gene encoding elongation factor Tu, encoding MAKETYDRSKPHLNIGTIGHVDHGKTTLTAAITKVMADAGYSEASAFDQIDNAPEEKERGITINSSHVEYQTANRHYAHVDCPGHADYVKNMVTGAAQMDGAILVVAATDGPMPQTREHILLGRQVGIPRIVVFMNKVDLVDDEELLELVEMEIRDLLSFYEYDGDNGPVISGSALGALNGEQKWSDTVLELMEAVDTWIELPQRDVDKDFLMPIEDVFSITGRGTVATGRIETGVANTGDAVDIIGMGAEKLTSTITGVEMFRKILDRGEAGDNVGILLRGIEKSQISRGMVICKPGSVTPHAKFKAEVYILKKEEGGRHTPFHNNYRPQFYVRTTDVTGTINLPDGVEMVMPGDNLTITVDLIQAIAMNVGLRFAIREGGRTVGAGQVTEILD